The genome window CGCAGCCATTGCGCACGGGAGTCATGTTGGAAAACTACTATCGCGAGCTGGTGTGTTTCCTGAACGCCAGGCTAGGCAACCGCCAGGCGGCCGAGGATGTGGTGCATGACGCCTATGTGCGGGTGCTGGAGCGTGCCAGCGACACGCCCATCGAACAGCCTCGGGCGTTCCTCTACCGCACGGCGCTGAACCTGGTGATCGACGGGCATCGACGCAACGTCCTGCGCCAGGTCGAATCCCTGGATGTGCTGGACAACGAAGAGCGCTTCTTCACGCCATCGCCCCACACCAGTCTCGACCATGGCCAGCGCCTGGACATGCTGCAGCGCGCCCTGGCCGAGCTGTCGCCGCTGTGCCGCGAGAGTTTCCTGCTGCGCAAGCTCGAAGGCCTGTCC of Pseudomonas fluorescens contains these proteins:
- a CDS encoding sigma-70 family RNA polymerase sigma factor, with translation MLENYYRELVCFLNARLGNRQAAEDVVHDAYVRVLERASDTPIEQPRAFLYRTALNLVIDGHRRNVLRQVESLDVLDNEERFFTPSPHTSLDHGQRLDMLQRALAELSPLCRESFLLRKLEGLSHPQIAERLGISRALVEKHIVNAMKHCRVRVRQWDAP